One region of Mangifera indica cultivar Alphonso chromosome 3, CATAS_Mindica_2.1, whole genome shotgun sequence genomic DNA includes:
- the LOC123211866 gene encoding SPX domain-containing membrane protein At4g22990-like has product MVEFGKKLKERQIQEWQRYYINYKLMKKKVKQYGQQIEVGTQDRHHVLKDFSRMLDNQIEKIVLFILEQQGLLASRLARLGEQHDALQEQQDISKIIELREAYREVGHDLLKLLYFVEINAIGLRKILKKFDKRFGYRFTNYYVKTRANHPYSQLQQVFKHVGLGAVVGAISRNLHELQDRQGSHLSIYDQPVQPLQDPFVDSIKAAVDRLSHSTNFLNFLAQHALIMQEELPTPVEEHVDDQRYHFMSLLLNLVNTFLYMVNTYIIVPTADDYALSLGAAATVCGVVIGAMAVAQVFSSVYFSAWSNKSYFKPLVFSSIVLFIGNVLYALAYDLESIVVLLIGRLFCGFGSARAVNRRYISDCVPLKFRMQASAGFVSASALGMACGPALAGVLQTNFKIYKLTFNQDTLPGWVMALAWFIYLIWLCISFKEPSHDIEENDRPDESNAEPVENDQLEKGLKQPLLITSGDNHEDDDVDAECDGSDEVPEESHLPANSIKSAYRLLTPSVKVQLLIYFMLKYVMEVLLSESSVITTYYFNWSTSSVAIFLACLGLTVLPVNIVVGNYISNIFEDRQILLASEFMVLVGIIFSFHVIIPYSVPQYVCSGLILFVFAEVLEGVNLALLSRVMSSRLSRGTYNGGLLSTEAGTIARVIADGTITLAGYLGESKLLNVTLIPSLLICVSSIIATFITYNSLY; this is encoded by the exons ATGGTTGAATTTGGGAAAAAGCTGAAGGAAAGACAAATTCAAGAATGGCAAAG aTACTACATAAACTACAAattaatgaagaagaaagtaaaaCAATATGGTCAACAGATTGAAGTTGGAACTCAAGATCGCCATCATGTTCTGAAAGATTTCTCAAGAATGCTAGATAATCAG ATTGAGAAGATTGTTCTTTTTATATTGGAACAACAAGGTCTCCTTGCTAGCAGGTTAGCCAGGCTTGGGGAACAACATGATGCTCTTCAAGAGCAGCAagatatatctaaaataattgaaCTACGTGAGGCTTATCGAGAAGTGGGACATGACCTTTTGAAGCTTCTCTATTTTGTTGAGATAAATGCCATTGGTCTGCGCAAGATACTGAAAAAGTTTGATAAACGCTTTGGTTATAGATTCACTAATTACTATGTCAAAACTCGTGCTAATCATCCTTATTCCCAGCTGCAGCAAGTGTTTAAGCATGTG GGATTAGGAGCTGTTGTGGGAGCCATATCTCGAAATCTTCATGAACTTCAAGATCGACAGGGAAGCCACTTATCCATTTATGATCAGCCTGTTCAGCCACTCCAG GATCCTTTTGTTGACTCAATAAAAGCAGCGGTAGATAGATTAAGTCACTCTACAAATTTCCTCAATTTTTTGGCTCAACATGCTCTCATTATGCAAGAAGAGCTACCTACTCCAGTCGAGGAACATGTTGATGATCAGAGATATCATTTCATGTCACTTCTCTTGAACTTGGTAAACACATTTCTTTATATGGtcaatacatatattattgtcCCTACAGCAGATGACTATGCTCTGAGCCTTGGAGCTGCTGCAACGGTTTGTGGTGTTGTTATTGGGGCAATGGCTGTTGCACAGGTGTTTTCCTCTGTGTATTTTAGTGCATGGTCAAACAAATCATACTTCAAACCTCTTGTATTTAGTAGTATTGTTCTTTTCATTGGAAATGTTTTGTATGCATTGGCCTATGATCTTGAGTCGATAGTGGTTCTCTTAATCGGCCGCCTTTTCTGTGG ATTTGGATCTGCAAGAGCTGTTAACCGGCGTTATATCAGTGATTGTGTACCATTAAAATTCCGCATGCAGGCATCGGCAGGTTTTGTTAGTGCCAGTGCACTTGGAATGGCTTGTGGTCCTGCTCTTGCTGGAGTACTTCAAACTAATTTTAAGATTTACAAGCTTACTTTTAATCAAGACACTTTACCTGGATGGGTTATGGCCTTGGcctggtttatatatttaatatggtTGTGCATCTCATTTAAAGAACCTTCTCATGATATTGAAGAGAATGATAGACCGGATGAATCAAATGCAG AACCAGTAGAAAATGATCAACTTGAGAAAGGTCTTAAGCAGCCATTGCTCATAACTTCTGGAGACAATCACGAAGATGATGATGTTGACGCAGAATGTGATGGAAGTGATGAAGTTCCTGAGGAATCTCATTTACCAGCCAATTCAATTAAATCAGCATATAGACTACTTACACCCTCTGTTAAG gttcaattgttgatatattttatgCTGAAATACGTAATGGAGGTTTTACTCTCTGAATCTAGTGTCATCACCACATACTATTTTAATTGGTCTACAAGCAGTGTGGCTATTTTTCTGGCTTGTCTCGGCCTTACTGTTCTTCCAGTAAACATTGTTGTTGGAAATTATATAAGCAACATATTTGAAGACAG GCAAATTTTATTGGCATCTGAATTCATGGTTTTAGTAGGCATTATCTTCAGCTTCCATGTGATAATTCCATACTCTGTGCCTCAATATGTCTGCTCAGGACTCATCTTGTTTGTTTTTGCTGAAGTACTTGAAG GCGTGAACCTGGCACTTCTGTCTCGGGTGATGTCTTCCAGGCTTTCACGTGGAACCTACAATGGTGGGTTACTTTCAACAGAAGCTGGGACAATTGCCAGAGTTATCGCTGATGGGACAATAACCCTGGCTGGGTACTTGGGCGAGAGTAAGCTCTTAAACGTTACTCTAATTCCTTCTCTTCTTATTTGCGTATCTTCCATTATTGCGACCTTCATTACGTACAACTCTCTGTATTGA
- the LOC123211451 gene encoding DNA-directed RNA polymerase IV subunit 1 isoform X1, whose protein sequence is MDNGCEELELPSGVINGITIGISTESDKEKLSVLAIDAVGEVTDPRLGFPNPTSQCSTCGAKDLKHCEGHFGLIKFPYTIQHPYFLSEITKILNRICPGCKSIRKDLSKKGSSSLSKEQQPEGCKYCFTNNKHRKKENSVGWYPRMKFKVSSKNLSGQTAIIVEIDDKLPKKFQKRLADDYWNFIPKKDSEQEDSCLKLGRMVLSHAQVRYLLKNVDQSFIEKFITWKDALFLTCFPITPNSHRVKEVLHGLSNGKQLTFDERTRAYRKLVDFRGKSNELSSLVHHCLKISKLHLEKATGNDVVDDQRKKNIDVSYSSGLRWIKDVVLGKRNDRCFRMVVTGDPNIKPGEIGIPCHVAERLQISEHLNKYNWERLKACSSLCLLEKGALVVRRNGDLTSLHRINALKLGDIINRPLSDGDVVLVNRPPSTHPHSMIALSVKVLPVSSVVTINPLCCSPFHGDFDGDCLHGYIPESVDSRVELTELIALDRQLTNQQSGRNLLSFCQDSLIAAYLVLEDGVFLSCLQMQQLQMFCPHRLLSPAIAKTPSLNSGVWTGKQLFSMLLHPNFGYVFSTRGVEIKDGEIISSEGSSWLHDNDGNIFQSLINHYPDKFLDILYVAQEVLCDWLSVRGLSVSLLDLYLSSDPCTHSVMMDEIFYGLQEAEDTCNFKQLMLDSCKDFLINSEDSESVLGFKLERVCYERQRSAARSQVSVDAFKQVFWDIQNLAYKYASKDNSLLAMYKAGSKGSLLKLVQQSMCLGLQYSLAPLSFRFPHDLSCVGWNCSKIDDATECAKSYIPYAVVKSSFLKGLNPLECFAHSVTNRDISFSDNADLPGTLTRRLMFFMRDLCTAYDGTVRNAYGNQIVQFSYNIDADTSTPSNEIGGQPVGSQAACAISEVAYSALDQPISLLETSPLLNLKNVLECGSKKIYADQTMSLYLSKKLGKWRHGFEHGALEVKNHLECLLFSDIISTVLIIYSPQTCSKPHFSSWICHFHLCKEIVKRRRLKVHSIIDALYKHCNSARTPKVSLPNLHISCTDCSSVNTQKDDGTICISVMVVENSKRSYIELEKIQSIMIPFLLKAVVKGCMEIKKVDILWKDRQKASKTHGSSFGELYLRVSMSRGSGKTNLWSVLVNGCLQIMDMIDWTRSHPDNIRSFCSVYGIGAGIKFFLNNLESAISDAGKTVLPQHLLLAANTLSATGEFVGLNAKGIAQQRELASVASPFMHASFSNPGACFIKAAKAGTTDNLQGSIDALAWGKVPSIGTSGHFDVIYSGEGHKLAKPVDVYNLLGTSLSSKQNIEFELHNARGHMSDNCGAQFAHIGAAASKEFKILETILRHFFTVNDVHKLSRTVKSILHKYPIDHSLNEMDQNILMKALYFHPRREEKIGNGAKEIKVTCHPEYKDSRCFSLVRKDGTTEDFSYHKCIHGALQMIAPGKAKSYQTKWLHNYTAESSSLFMQLTRNLLMNFGSLDSGNKPSEKVYEIAVHFL, encoded by the exons ATGGACAATGGGTGTGAAGAGCTGGAACTGCCATCCGGTGTCATTAATGGGATAACTATTGGAATTTCAACTGAGAGTGATAAA GAAAAGTTGTCTGTACTAGCAATTGATGCTGTTGGTGAGGTCACCGATCCTAGGTTAGGGTTCCCAAATCCGACTTCTCAGTGTTCCACATGTGGTGCAAAGGATTTAAAACACTGTGAAG GCCATTTTGGGTTAATTAAGTTTCCCTATACTATCCAACACCCATATTTCTTATCGGAAATTACGAAGATATTAAATAGAATATGCCCAGGATGTAAATCTATCAGGAAAGACTTATCCAAAAAG GGGAGTAGTTCTTTATCTAAAGAACAACAACCAGAAGGTTGCAAATACTGtttcacaaataataaacaCAGAAAAAAG GAAAATTCTGTTGGTTGGTACCCAAGAATGAAATTTAAAGTTTCATCTAAAAATCTTTCTGGTCAAACTGCTATTATAGTCGAAATAGATGACAAGTTGCCAAAGAAGTTCCAAAAGAGGTTGGCTGATGATTATTGGAATTTTATTCCAAAGAAGGATTCCGAACAAGAAGACAGTTGTCTGAAACTAGGCAGAATGGTTCTATCACATGCCCAA GTTCGCTATTTGTTGAAAAATGTTGATCAAAGTTTCATTGAAAAGTTCATTACATGGAAAGATGCACTTTTCCTTACTTGTTTCCCTATAACACCAAATAGTCATCGTGTGAAAGAAGTTTTACATGGGTTATCAAATGGAAAGCAATTGACGTTT GATGAGCGGACAAGGGCTTACAGAAAACTGGTTGATTTCAGAGGCAAATCAAATGAATTGAGTTCTCTTGTTCATCACTGCCTAAAAATTTCAAAG CTACACTTAGAAAAGGCTACTGGTAATGATGTTGTTGATGACCAGAGAAAGAAGAATATTGATGTTTCCTACAGCTCTGGTTTAAGGTGGATCAAAGATGTTGTTCTTGGGAAGCGAAATGATCGTTGTTTTCGCATGGTTGTCACTGGTGACCCAAACATCAAGCCTGGTGAAATTGGAATACCGTGCCATGTTGCAGAGAGGTTACAGATTTCAGAGCATTTGAACAAGTATAATTGGGAAAGACTGAAAGCTTGCTCCAGCTTATGTCTTCTTGAGAAGGGGGCGCTTGTAGTTCGTAGAAATGGTGACCTTACTTCTCTTCATCGTATTAATGCACTCAAACTAGGAGATATCATTAATAGGCCCTTAAGTGATGGAGATGTCGTGTTGGTGAATAGGCCACCCTCCACACACCCACACTCCATGATTGCTTTGTCTGTGAAGGTTCTTCCTGTTAGCTCAGTGGTCACTATAAATCCCCTTTGTTGCTCCCCTTTCCATGGGGACTTTGATGGTGATTGCCTTCATGGCTATATTCCTGAATCAGTTGATTCTCGAGTTGAGCTTACTGAGCTTATTGCTTTAGATAGGCAGTTAACTAATCAGCAGAGCGGTAGGAACCTACTATCATTTTGCCAGGATAGTTTGATTGCTGCTTATTTGGTCCTGGAAGATGGTGTTTTCTTGAGCTGTTTGCAAATGCAACAGCTGCAAATGTTTTGTCCACATCGATTGTTGTCGCCAGCAATCGCTAAAACTCCTTCACTTAATAGCGGTGTTTGGACTGGCAAACAGTTATTCAGCATGCTTCTTCATCCAAATTTTGGGTATGTGTTTTCCACAAGAGGTGTTGAGATCAAAGATGGAGAGATTATATCTTCTGAAGGGTCTTCTTGGTTGCATGACAATGATGGAAACATTTTTCAAAGTCTTATAAACCACTATCCGGATAAATTTCTTGACATCCTATATGTTGCTCAGGAAGTTCTTTGTGATTGGTTGTCTGTGAGGGGTTTGAGTGTTTCACTCTTGGACTTGTACTTGTCTTCTGACCCATGCACCCACAGCGTAATGatggatgaaattttttatggtttACAGGAAGCTGAGGATACTTGCAATTTTAAACAACTGATGTTGGATTCCTGTAAAGACTTCCTTATTAATTCTGAAGATAGTGAAAGTGTTTTGGGTTTTAAATTGGAGCGGGTATGTTATGAGAGGCAGAGATCAGCTGCCCGTAGTCAAGTTTCTGTTGATGCTTTTAAGCAAGTTTTCTGGGATATTCAAAATTTAGCATACAAGTATGCAAGTAAGGATAACTCATTGCTAGCTATGTATAAGGCAGGAAGTAAGGGTAGTTTGTTGAAGCTTGTCCAACAGAGCATGTGTCTTGGGCTTCAGTATTCActggctccattgtcatttagATTTCCCCATGATCTCTCTTGTGTTGGTTGGAACTGTTCAAAGATTGATGATGCTACTGAATGTGCCAAATCTTACATACCATACGCTGTGGTCAAAAGTTCTTTTCTGAAAGGCTTGAATCCTTTGGAATGCTTTGCTCATTCAGTTACAAATCGGGATATTTCATTCAGTGATAACGCTGATCTTCCTGGGACTTTGACCCGCAGGCTTATGTTCTTCATGCGCGATTTATGTACTGCATATGATGGAACAGTGAGAAATGCCTATGGCAATCAAATTGttcaattttcttataatattgaTGCGGACACATCAACTCCATCAAATGAGATAGGTGGTCAACCTGTCGGTTCTCAAGCTGCTTGTGCAATTTCTGAAGTTGCTTACAGTGCTTTAGATCAACCAATTAGTCTACTTGAAACTTCACCGCTCCTAAATCTAAAG AATGTACTGGAATGTGGTTCGAAGAAAATCTATGCTGATCAGACCATGTCactatatttatcaaaaaaactGGGGAAATGGAGGCACGGTTTTGAACATGGAGCCTTAGAAGTCAAGAACCATTTGGAGTGCCTCCTCTTTTCAGATATTATTTCAACGGTCTTGATAAT CTACTCCCCTCAAACTTGCAGCAAGCCACATTTCAGTTCTtggatttgtcattttcatttgtGCAAG GAAATTGTAAAGAGGAGAAGACTGAAAGTACATTCTATTATTGATGCCCTTTATAAGCATTGTAACTCTGCCAGAACACCCAAAGTCAGTCTTCCCAATTTGCACATTTCTTGCAC GGACTGTTCTTCAGTTAACACTCAGAAGGATGATGGTACAATATGCATCTCTGTTATGGTAGTTGAAAACTCCAAGAGATCTTACATAGAATTGGAGAAAATTCAAAGCATCATGATACCTTTCCTTCTGAAAGCAGTTGTAAAAG GATGCATGGAGATAAAGAAAGTGGATATCTTATGGAAAGATAGACAAAAAGCATCAAAAACCCATGGCAGTTCTTTTGGTGAACTCTACTTGAGGGTCTCTATGTCTAGAGGCAGCGGTAAAACAAATTTATGGAGTGTTCTTGTGAATGGCTGCCTCCAGATTATGGATATGATTGATTGGACACGCAGTCATCCAGATAATATTCGTAGTTTTTGTTCCGTCTATGGAATTGGTGCtgggataaaattttttctcaat AATTTGGAGTCTGCAATATCTGACGCTGGCAAGACTGTTCTTCCTCAACATTTGCTTCTTGCTGCAAATACTCTGTCAGCCACGGGAGAGTTTGTTGGCTTGAATGCAAAAGGCATTGCACAGCAAAGAGAACTTGCATCTGTCGCTTCACCCTTTATGCATGCAAGCTTTTCT AATCCTGGTGCTTGCTTCATTAAAGCTGCAAAGGCAGGAACCACAGATAATCTTCAGGGCAGTATAGATGCATTAGCGTGGGGAAAAGTTCCTTCAATTGGCACCAGTGGACATTTTGATGTTATATATTCTGGGGAG GGACATAAGCTTGCCAAGCCTGTTGATGTCTATAATCTCTTGGGTACATCACTCAGTTCAAAGCAGAATATAGAGTTTGAATTACACAATGCTCGGGGCCATATGTCCGACAACTGCGGTGCTCAGTTTGCACATATTGGTGCTGCAGCATCCaaagaatttaaaatattggaaACTATTTTGAGACATTTCTTTACAGTGAATGATGTCCATAAACTATCTCGTACAGTGAAGAGCATACTGCACAA GTATCCAATTGATCATAGTTTGAATGAAATGGACCAAAATATCTTGATGAAGGCTTTATATTTTCATCCTCGAAGAGAAGAAAAGATTGGAAATGGGGCCAAGGAAATAAAG GTTACATGTCACCCTGAATATAAAGATTCACGGTGCTTTTCATTGGTAAGAAAAGATGGCACGACCGAGGATTTTTCTTATCACAAGTGCATTCATGGTGCTCTTCAGATGATTGCTCCTGGGAAAGCTAAGAGCTATCAAACAAAATGGTTACATAATTATACTGCAGAATCCAGCTCCCTGTTCAT GCAGCTGACTCGCAATTTGTTGATGAATTTTGGTAGTCTTGACAGTGGGAATAAACCATCTGAGAAGGTTTATGAAATTGCTGTACATTTTCTCTAG
- the LOC123211451 gene encoding DNA-directed RNA polymerase IV subunit 1 isoform X2 codes for MDNGCEELELPSGVINGITIGISTESDKEKLSVLAIDAVGEVTDPRLGFPNPTSQCSTCGAKDLKHCEGHFGLIKFPYTIQHPYFLSEITKILNRICPGCKSIRKDLSKKGSSSLSKEQQPEGCKYCFTNNKHRKKENSVGWYPRMKFKVSSKNLSGQTAIIVEIDDKLPKKFQKRLADDYWNFIPKKDSEQEDSCLKLGRMVLSHAQVRYLLKNVDQSFIEKFITWKDALFLTCFPITPNSHRVKEVLHGLSNGKQLTFDERTRAYRKLVDFRGKSNELSSLVHHCLKISKLHLEKATGNDVVDDQRKKNIDVSYSSGLRWIKDVVLGKRNDRCFRMVVTGDPNIKPGEIGIPCHVAERLQISEHLNKYNWERLKACSSLCLLEKGALVVRRNGDLTSLHRINALKLGDIINRPLSDGDVVLVNRPPSTHPHSMIALSVKVLPVSSVVTINPLCCSPFHGDFDGDCLHGYIPESVDSRVELTELIALDRQLTNQQSGRNLLSFCQDSLIAAYLVLEDGVFLSCLQMQQLQMFCPHRLLSPAIAKTPSLNSGVWTGKQLFSMLLHPNFGYVFSTRGVEIKDGEIISSEGSSWLHDNDGNIFQSLINHYPDKFLDILYVAQEVLCDWLSVRGLSVSLLDLYLSSDPCTHSVMMDEIFYGLQEAEDTCNFKQLMLDSCKDFLINSEDSESVLGFKLERVCYERQRSAARSQVSVDAFKQVFWDIQNLAYKYASKDNSLLAMYKAGSKGSLLKLVQQSMCLGLQYSLAPLSFRFPHDLSCVGWNCSKIDDATECAKSYIPYAVVKSSFLKGLNPLECFAHSVTNRDISFSDNADLPGTLTRRLMFFMRDLCTAYDGTVRNAYGNQIVQFSYNIDADTSTPSNEIGGQPVGSQAACAISEVAYSALDQPISLLETSPLLNLKNVLECGSKKIYADQTMSLYLSKKLGKWRHGFEHGALEVKNHLECLLFSDIISTVLIIYSPQTCSKPHFSSWICHFHLCKEIVKRRRLKVHSIIDALYKHCNSARTPKVSLPNLHISCTDCSSVNTQKDDGTICISVMVVENSKRSYIELEKIQSIMIPFLLKAVVKGCMEIKKVDILWKDRQKASKTHGSSFGELYLRVSMSRGSGKTNLWSVLVNGCLQIMDMIDWTRSHPDNIRSFCSVYGIGAGIKFFLNNLESAISDAGKTVLPQHLLLAANTLSATGEFVGLNAKGIAQQRELASVASPFMHASFSNPGACFIKAAKAGTTDNLQGSIDALAWGKVPSIGTSGHFDVIYSGEGHKLAKPVDVYNLLGTSLSSKQNIEFELHNARGHMSDNCGAQFAHIGAAASKEFKILETILRHFFTVNDVHKLSRTVKSILHKYPIDHSLNEMDQNILMKALYFHPRREEKIGNGAKEIKVTCHPEYKDSRCFSLVRKDGTTEDFSYHKCIHGALQMIAPGKAKSYQTKWLHNYTAESSSLFMV; via the exons ATGGACAATGGGTGTGAAGAGCTGGAACTGCCATCCGGTGTCATTAATGGGATAACTATTGGAATTTCAACTGAGAGTGATAAA GAAAAGTTGTCTGTACTAGCAATTGATGCTGTTGGTGAGGTCACCGATCCTAGGTTAGGGTTCCCAAATCCGACTTCTCAGTGTTCCACATGTGGTGCAAAGGATTTAAAACACTGTGAAG GCCATTTTGGGTTAATTAAGTTTCCCTATACTATCCAACACCCATATTTCTTATCGGAAATTACGAAGATATTAAATAGAATATGCCCAGGATGTAAATCTATCAGGAAAGACTTATCCAAAAAG GGGAGTAGTTCTTTATCTAAAGAACAACAACCAGAAGGTTGCAAATACTGtttcacaaataataaacaCAGAAAAAAG GAAAATTCTGTTGGTTGGTACCCAAGAATGAAATTTAAAGTTTCATCTAAAAATCTTTCTGGTCAAACTGCTATTATAGTCGAAATAGATGACAAGTTGCCAAAGAAGTTCCAAAAGAGGTTGGCTGATGATTATTGGAATTTTATTCCAAAGAAGGATTCCGAACAAGAAGACAGTTGTCTGAAACTAGGCAGAATGGTTCTATCACATGCCCAA GTTCGCTATTTGTTGAAAAATGTTGATCAAAGTTTCATTGAAAAGTTCATTACATGGAAAGATGCACTTTTCCTTACTTGTTTCCCTATAACACCAAATAGTCATCGTGTGAAAGAAGTTTTACATGGGTTATCAAATGGAAAGCAATTGACGTTT GATGAGCGGACAAGGGCTTACAGAAAACTGGTTGATTTCAGAGGCAAATCAAATGAATTGAGTTCTCTTGTTCATCACTGCCTAAAAATTTCAAAG CTACACTTAGAAAAGGCTACTGGTAATGATGTTGTTGATGACCAGAGAAAGAAGAATATTGATGTTTCCTACAGCTCTGGTTTAAGGTGGATCAAAGATGTTGTTCTTGGGAAGCGAAATGATCGTTGTTTTCGCATGGTTGTCACTGGTGACCCAAACATCAAGCCTGGTGAAATTGGAATACCGTGCCATGTTGCAGAGAGGTTACAGATTTCAGAGCATTTGAACAAGTATAATTGGGAAAGACTGAAAGCTTGCTCCAGCTTATGTCTTCTTGAGAAGGGGGCGCTTGTAGTTCGTAGAAATGGTGACCTTACTTCTCTTCATCGTATTAATGCACTCAAACTAGGAGATATCATTAATAGGCCCTTAAGTGATGGAGATGTCGTGTTGGTGAATAGGCCACCCTCCACACACCCACACTCCATGATTGCTTTGTCTGTGAAGGTTCTTCCTGTTAGCTCAGTGGTCACTATAAATCCCCTTTGTTGCTCCCCTTTCCATGGGGACTTTGATGGTGATTGCCTTCATGGCTATATTCCTGAATCAGTTGATTCTCGAGTTGAGCTTACTGAGCTTATTGCTTTAGATAGGCAGTTAACTAATCAGCAGAGCGGTAGGAACCTACTATCATTTTGCCAGGATAGTTTGATTGCTGCTTATTTGGTCCTGGAAGATGGTGTTTTCTTGAGCTGTTTGCAAATGCAACAGCTGCAAATGTTTTGTCCACATCGATTGTTGTCGCCAGCAATCGCTAAAACTCCTTCACTTAATAGCGGTGTTTGGACTGGCAAACAGTTATTCAGCATGCTTCTTCATCCAAATTTTGGGTATGTGTTTTCCACAAGAGGTGTTGAGATCAAAGATGGAGAGATTATATCTTCTGAAGGGTCTTCTTGGTTGCATGACAATGATGGAAACATTTTTCAAAGTCTTATAAACCACTATCCGGATAAATTTCTTGACATCCTATATGTTGCTCAGGAAGTTCTTTGTGATTGGTTGTCTGTGAGGGGTTTGAGTGTTTCACTCTTGGACTTGTACTTGTCTTCTGACCCATGCACCCACAGCGTAATGatggatgaaattttttatggtttACAGGAAGCTGAGGATACTTGCAATTTTAAACAACTGATGTTGGATTCCTGTAAAGACTTCCTTATTAATTCTGAAGATAGTGAAAGTGTTTTGGGTTTTAAATTGGAGCGGGTATGTTATGAGAGGCAGAGATCAGCTGCCCGTAGTCAAGTTTCTGTTGATGCTTTTAAGCAAGTTTTCTGGGATATTCAAAATTTAGCATACAAGTATGCAAGTAAGGATAACTCATTGCTAGCTATGTATAAGGCAGGAAGTAAGGGTAGTTTGTTGAAGCTTGTCCAACAGAGCATGTGTCTTGGGCTTCAGTATTCActggctccattgtcatttagATTTCCCCATGATCTCTCTTGTGTTGGTTGGAACTGTTCAAAGATTGATGATGCTACTGAATGTGCCAAATCTTACATACCATACGCTGTGGTCAAAAGTTCTTTTCTGAAAGGCTTGAATCCTTTGGAATGCTTTGCTCATTCAGTTACAAATCGGGATATTTCATTCAGTGATAACGCTGATCTTCCTGGGACTTTGACCCGCAGGCTTATGTTCTTCATGCGCGATTTATGTACTGCATATGATGGAACAGTGAGAAATGCCTATGGCAATCAAATTGttcaattttcttataatattgaTGCGGACACATCAACTCCATCAAATGAGATAGGTGGTCAACCTGTCGGTTCTCAAGCTGCTTGTGCAATTTCTGAAGTTGCTTACAGTGCTTTAGATCAACCAATTAGTCTACTTGAAACTTCACCGCTCCTAAATCTAAAG AATGTACTGGAATGTGGTTCGAAGAAAATCTATGCTGATCAGACCATGTCactatatttatcaaaaaaactGGGGAAATGGAGGCACGGTTTTGAACATGGAGCCTTAGAAGTCAAGAACCATTTGGAGTGCCTCCTCTTTTCAGATATTATTTCAACGGTCTTGATAAT CTACTCCCCTCAAACTTGCAGCAAGCCACATTTCAGTTCTtggatttgtcattttcatttgtGCAAG GAAATTGTAAAGAGGAGAAGACTGAAAGTACATTCTATTATTGATGCCCTTTATAAGCATTGTAACTCTGCCAGAACACCCAAAGTCAGTCTTCCCAATTTGCACATTTCTTGCAC GGACTGTTCTTCAGTTAACACTCAGAAGGATGATGGTACAATATGCATCTCTGTTATGGTAGTTGAAAACTCCAAGAGATCTTACATAGAATTGGAGAAAATTCAAAGCATCATGATACCTTTCCTTCTGAAAGCAGTTGTAAAAG GATGCATGGAGATAAAGAAAGTGGATATCTTATGGAAAGATAGACAAAAAGCATCAAAAACCCATGGCAGTTCTTTTGGTGAACTCTACTTGAGGGTCTCTATGTCTAGAGGCAGCGGTAAAACAAATTTATGGAGTGTTCTTGTGAATGGCTGCCTCCAGATTATGGATATGATTGATTGGACACGCAGTCATCCAGATAATATTCGTAGTTTTTGTTCCGTCTATGGAATTGGTGCtgggataaaattttttctcaat AATTTGGAGTCTGCAATATCTGACGCTGGCAAGACTGTTCTTCCTCAACATTTGCTTCTTGCTGCAAATACTCTGTCAGCCACGGGAGAGTTTGTTGGCTTGAATGCAAAAGGCATTGCACAGCAAAGAGAACTTGCATCTGTCGCTTCACCCTTTATGCATGCAAGCTTTTCT AATCCTGGTGCTTGCTTCATTAAAGCTGCAAAGGCAGGAACCACAGATAATCTTCAGGGCAGTATAGATGCATTAGCGTGGGGAAAAGTTCCTTCAATTGGCACCAGTGGACATTTTGATGTTATATATTCTGGGGAG GGACATAAGCTTGCCAAGCCTGTTGATGTCTATAATCTCTTGGGTACATCACTCAGTTCAAAGCAGAATATAGAGTTTGAATTACACAATGCTCGGGGCCATATGTCCGACAACTGCGGTGCTCAGTTTGCACATATTGGTGCTGCAGCATCCaaagaatttaaaatattggaaACTATTTTGAGACATTTCTTTACAGTGAATGATGTCCATAAACTATCTCGTACAGTGAAGAGCATACTGCACAA GTATCCAATTGATCATAGTTTGAATGAAATGGACCAAAATATCTTGATGAAGGCTTTATATTTTCATCCTCGAAGAGAAGAAAAGATTGGAAATGGGGCCAAGGAAATAAAG GTTACATGTCACCCTGAATATAAAGATTCACGGTGCTTTTCATTGGTAAGAAAAGATGGCACGACCGAGGATTTTTCTTATCACAAGTGCATTCATGGTGCTCTTCAGATGATTGCTCCTGGGAAAGCTAAGAGCTATCAAACAAAATGGTTACATAATTATACTGCAGAATCCAGCTCCCTGTTCAT GGTTTAA